A genome region from Yoonia vestfoldensis includes the following:
- a CDS encoding NAD(P)/FAD-dependent oxidoreductase: MTAEPDTTIVIGAGITGLTAARRLMQAGRAVLVLDKGRGIGGRVATRRAAGLHFDHGAQYVSAQGAGFAAVLGALSASGHVAPWQDRHVGTPGMSALAKGIGAGLTIRQEALVTGLSRHGTGWRVHLGDEALSASHVICTTPTPQVAGIIGADHPLIARLADVTYAPNLTLMAGIDGPAPFVTARDAKADLAWIAQDSTKPHRPQGPVAWVAQASTAFSETHLELDKEAIADLMLPLLLDRLGAAPAQVRYAAAHRWRYAQVTQALGAPFLRDDTGTLYLGGDWCLGPKVEDAWTSGTAIADDLLARDAG; this comes from the coding sequence ATGACAGCTGAACCAGACACCACGATCGTCATTGGCGCGGGCATCACCGGGCTGACCGCCGCGCGCAGGCTGATGCAGGCGGGGCGCGCTGTGCTGGTGCTGGACAAGGGGCGCGGCATCGGCGGGCGCGTCGCGACACGGCGGGCGGCGGGGCTGCATTTCGACCATGGCGCACAATATGTCAGCGCGCAGGGTGCAGGTTTCGCGGCCGTGCTGGGCGCATTGTCGGCCAGCGGCCATGTCGCCCCATGGCAGGACCGCCATGTCGGCACCCCCGGCATGTCCGCGCTGGCCAAAGGGATCGGCGCGGGGCTGACGATCCGCCAAGAGGCGCTGGTCACCGGCCTGTCGCGCCATGGCACCGGCTGGCGCGTGCATCTGGGGGATGAGGCGCTATCCGCATCCCATGTGATCTGTACGACCCCCACGCCGCAGGTGGCAGGCATCATCGGCGCGGATCATCCGCTGATCGCGCGGCTGGCGGATGTCACCTATGCACCCAACCTGACGCTGATGGCCGGTATCGACGGGCCTGCCCCGTTTGTGACCGCCCGCGATGCAAAGGCCGATCTCGCCTGGATCGCGCAGGACAGCACCAAACCCCACCGCCCACAGGGACCGGTGGCATGGGTGGCGCAGGCCAGCACCGCGTTCAGCGAAACGCATCTGGAGCTGGACAAAGAGGCCATCGCCGATCTGATGCTGCCCCTGCTGCTGGACCGGCTGGGGGCCGCGCCTGCGCAGGTCCGCTATGCCGCCGCGCATCGCTGGCGTTATGCGCAGGTGACGCAGGCCTTGGGCGCGCCGTTTCTGCGCGACGACACAGGCACGCTCTATCTGGGCGGCGACTGGTGCCTTGGGCCGAAAGTCGAAGACGCATGGACCAGTGGCACCGCGATTGCCGATGATCTGTTGGCGCGCGATGCTGGCTGA
- a CDS encoding GTP-binding protein, which produces MADTRLPVTVLSGFLGAGKTTLLNHVLNNRDGRRVAVIVNDMSEVNIDADLIREGAELSRSEEKLVEMTNGCICCTLRDDLLQEVRRLSAEGRFDYLLIESTGIAEPLPVAATFDFRDEDGDSLSDVARLDTMVTVVDAINLLRDFASHDFLADRGESLGEDDNRTLVNLLTEQMEFADVVILNKTTDAGPEKVDAARKIIRALNPDARLIETDQSRVDPDAIFDTGLFDFDRAHEHPFWAKELYGFAHHTPETEEYGITSFVYRARAPFDPTKVHAVLTGDLPGVIRAKGHFWLATRPNWVAEYSLAGAVSSITPLGGWWVSVPRDRWPTHPDMLAEVAGKWAEPWGDRRQELVFIGAGMDETAIRARLDAALIPAQDFTPDAWTGLPDPFPQWGKRQAA; this is translated from the coding sequence ATGGCTGACACACGCTTGCCCGTCACCGTCTTGTCGGGGTTTCTGGGTGCGGGGAAAACCACGCTGTTGAACCATGTGCTGAACAACCGCGACGGCCGCCGCGTCGCGGTGATCGTCAATGACATGTCCGAGGTCAACATCGACGCCGATCTGATCCGCGAAGGTGCGGAATTGTCCCGGTCCGAGGAAAAGCTGGTCGAAATGACCAATGGCTGCATCTGCTGCACCCTGCGTGACGACCTGCTGCAAGAGGTGCGCCGCCTGTCCGCCGAAGGCCGGTTCGATTACCTGCTGATCGAATCCACCGGCATCGCCGAACCCCTGCCCGTCGCCGCGACCTTTGATTTCAGGGACGAGGATGGCGACAGCCTGTCAGATGTCGCGCGGCTGGATACGATGGTGACGGTGGTCGATGCGATCAACCTGCTGCGCGATTTTGCCAGCCATGATTTTCTGGCCGACCGTGGCGAAAGTCTGGGGGAGGATGATAACCGCACGCTGGTCAATCTGCTGACCGAACAGATGGAATTCGCCGATGTGGTGATCCTGAACAAGACGACCGATGCAGGCCCCGAAAAGGTCGATGCCGCGCGCAAGATCATCCGCGCGCTGAACCCTGACGCCCGCCTGATCGAGACCGACCAGTCCCGTGTCGATCCGGATGCGATTTTCGATACTGGCCTGTTCGATTTTGACCGCGCGCATGAACACCCGTTCTGGGCCAAGGAGCTTTACGGTTTTGCCCATCACACGCCCGAAACCGAAGAATATGGCATCACATCCTTCGTCTACCGCGCCCGCGCGCCGTTTGATCCGACAAAGGTCCATGCCGTACTGACCGGCGATCTGCCCGGCGTGATCCGCGCCAAAGGGCATTTCTGGCTGGCGACGCGGCCAAATTGGGTGGCGGAATATAGCCTTGCGGGGGCGGTATCATCCATCACGCCTTTGGGTGGCTGGTGGGTGTCGGTGCCGCGCGACCGCTGGCCCACCCATCCCGATATGCTGGCCGAGGTGGCGGGCAAATGGGCCGAACCCTGGGGCGACCGGCGGCAAGAACTGGTTTTTATCGGCGCGGGCATGGATGAAACCGCGATCCGCGCAAGGCTGGATGCCGCCCTGATCCCGGCGCAGGATTTCACGCCGGATGCCTGGACAGGGCTGCCCGATCCGTTCCCGCAATGGGGCAAACGACAGGCAGCATGA
- a CDS encoding trimethylamine methyltransferase family protein produces the protein MSDTIQLKSRSGGRAARVALRSAPLAEDKRPVRAGMPGGRLKVLTDAEVLRIHHAALDALEQIGLSQAPQSGIEIMTRAGAILGDDGRLRFPRALVEDMLAKAARDITLFGRDPKYDLHLTGTNVHFGTAGAAVHIVDLATNTYRDSTAQDLFDAARITHHLDNVHFFQRAMVCRDVLDNLEMDLNTIYACCSGTTKHVGTSFSDPSHVAPGFDMIHRIAGGEAAWRARPFISNSNCFVVPPMKFAEESCMAMESCIRGGMPVLLLSAGQAGATAPAPIALAIVQAVAECLAGVVYVNAMAPGHPAIFGTWPFVSDLRTGAMSGGSAEQALLTAGCAQMHHFYGLPGGAAAGISDSKLPDMQAGWEQGITNVLAGLSGLNMVYESVGMHASLLGFCLESLVLGDDILGQVMRCVRGIDVTEHSTSIEAMKAVCLDGAGHYLGSDQTLQLMQTEYIYPMLGNRMSPKEWAEADRPMLLDKAIARKNAIMAKAGRQIDPAIDAAIRADYRIYFE, from the coding sequence ATGTCCGACACGATCCAGTTGAAATCCCGCAGCGGTGGCCGTGCCGCGCGGGTTGCCTTGCGCAGCGCCCCTTTGGCCGAGGATAAACGCCCCGTGCGCGCGGGCATGCCGGGTGGGCGGCTGAAGGTTCTGACCGATGCCGAGGTGCTGCGCATCCATCATGCGGCCCTTGATGCGCTGGAACAGATCGGCCTGTCCCAAGCCCCGCAATCAGGGATCGAGATCATGACCCGCGCCGGGGCGATCCTTGGCGATGACGGGCGGCTGCGGTTCCCGCGTGCGCTGGTCGAGGATATGCTGGCCAAGGCTGCGCGCGATATCACCCTGTTCGGGCGCGATCCGAAATACGACCTGCATCTGACCGGCACCAATGTGCATTTCGGCACGGCGGGGGCGGCGGTGCATATCGTGGACCTTGCGACAAATACCTATCGCGACAGCACGGCGCAGGACCTGTTTGATGCGGCACGGATCACGCATCACCTTGATAACGTGCATTTCTTTCAGCGTGCGATGGTCTGCCGCGATGTTCTCGACAATCTCGAAATGGACCTGAACACGATCTATGCCTGCTGTTCGGGCACGACCAAACATGTCGGCACATCCTTTAGCGATCCGTCCCATGTCGCCCCCGGTTTCGACATGATCCACCGGATCGCAGGGGGCGAGGCGGCATGGCGCGCCCGCCCGTTTATCTCCAATTCCAACTGCTTTGTCGTTCCGCCGATGAAATTCGCCGAGGAAAGCTGCATGGCGATGGAAAGCTGCATCCGTGGTGGCATGCCGGTGTTGCTGTTATCGGCGGGGCAGGCAGGGGCGACGGCACCCGCGCCCATCGCGCTGGCCATCGTGCAGGCGGTGGCGGAATGTCTGGCGGGCGTCGTCTATGTCAATGCCATGGCACCGGGGCATCCCGCGATTTTCGGCACTTGGCCTTTCGTGTCGGATTTGCGCACGGGGGCGATGTCTGGCGGATCGGCCGAACAGGCGCTGCTGACGGCGGGCTGCGCGCAGATGCATCATTTTTATGGCCTGCCCGGCGGGGCGGCGGCGGGGATTTCCGACAGCAAGCTGCCCGATATGCAGGCGGGCTGGGAACAGGGGATCACCAATGTCCTTGCGGGCCTGTCGGGGCTGAATATGGTTTACGAATCCGTGGGCATGCATGCGTCCCTGCTGGGGTTCTGTCTGGAATCTTTGGTGCTGGGTGATGATATTCTGGGGCAGGTCATGCGCTGCGTGCGCGGGATCGACGTGACAGAGCACAGCACCTCGATCGAGGCGATGAAGGCCGTCTGTCTGGATGGCGCGGGCCATTATCTGGGGTCCGATCAGACGCTGCAACTGATGCAGACGGAATATATCTATCCCATGCTGGGCAACCGGATGAGCCCCAAGGAATGGGCCGAGGCCGACCGGCCCATGTTGCTGGACAAGGCCATCGCGCGCAAGAACGCCATCATGGCCAAGGCAGGCCGCCAGATCGACCCTGCCATCGACGCCGCGATCCGCGCCGATTACCGCATTTATTTCGAATAG
- a CDS encoding methyltransferase family protein: MICWRAMLADPRIARLLALIRAALRPPAGMGRIMLALTLGVICHATFAAAVLAMITAMFFGLSASFGTVAWPWAALANAALIAQFPLAHSFFLSARGAKVLTRLIPGPHGATLATTTYAIIASAQLLALFTLWTPSGIIWWRAEGAAFWTITAAYTASWLLLIKASFDAGAEVQSGALGWMSLLARIRPVFPDMPTRGLFALIRQPIYVAFALTLWTVPVWTPDQLALAVSYTAYCLLAPRMKEKRFAHRYGADFARYKADVPYALPRLKKDRPHAQ; the protein is encoded by the coding sequence ATGATCTGTTGGCGCGCGATGCTGGCTGATCCGCGCATCGCCCGGCTGCTGGCCTTGATCCGCGCAGCCTTGCGCCCGCCTGCGGGAATGGGGCGGATCATGCTTGCGCTGACGCTGGGCGTGATCTGCCATGCGACTTTTGCCGCCGCCGTGCTGGCGATGATCACGGCGATGTTCTTTGGGCTCAGCGCAAGTTTCGGCACCGTGGCCTGGCCTTGGGCAGCCCTTGCCAATGCGGCGCTGATCGCGCAATTTCCGCTGGCGCATTCGTTCTTTCTGTCGGCACGCGGGGCCAAGGTACTGACCCGCCTGATCCCCGGCCCGCATGGCGCGACTTTGGCCACAACCACCTATGCAATCATCGCCTCGGCGCAATTGCTGGCGCTGTTCACGCTCTGGACGCCGTCCGGCATCATCTGGTGGCGCGCCGAAGGGGCCGCGTTCTGGACCATCACCGCCGCCTATACCGCAAGCTGGCTGCTGCTGATCAAAGCCAGCTTTGACGCCGGTGCCGAGGTGCAATCGGGCGCGCTGGGCTGGATGTCGCTGCTGGCGCGGATCAGGCCGGTGTTTCCCGACATGCCGACGCGGGGGCTGTTCGCGCTGATCCGCCAGCCGATCTATGTGGCTTTTGCGCTGACGCTGTGGACCGTGCCGGTCTGGACGCCAGATCAACTGGCGCTGGCGGTCAGCTATACCGCCTATTGCCTGCTGGCCCCGCGGATGAAGGAAAAGCGGTTCGCCCACCGGTATGGCGCGGATTTCGCGCGCTACAAGGCGGATGTGCCCTATGCGCTGCCGCGATTGAAAAAGGACAGACCCCATGCGCAATGA
- a CDS encoding LysR family transcriptional regulator: protein MGLSTSGITAILRPIRISGNQAFRLLLIGITDQGRVFRMQIELIETFLDLCETRSFNQTAERLGVTQSTVSGRVKALEKAIGRPLFTRSRAGTALTTEGLRFEPHARSLRHSWITALNATRDSGIAGVTMRIGVQHDLVGLAIGTLISQFRAALPDTVFFFEADYSAQMCADLVTGALDVAVLYTPKIHPDLYFQTLGEVPYLMVSTHATRLTELRTDSYILANYAPAFAQSHAALLPELTNASLSIGQNAAMVDLVTSLAGSAYVLAPSAQALIAAGQCQLVSDAPVITQPVFAGVTLRNRHRAAYRRMVRILDGHFGSPQPMTAGRSLRMTRNASP from the coding sequence ATGGGGCTCTCCACAAGCGGAATTACCGCGATCCTGCGCCCAATCCGGATATCTGGCAATCAGGCATTCCGGTTGTTATTGATCGGGATCACCGATCAGGGCAGAGTGTTCCGCATGCAGATAGAATTGATCGAAACCTTCCTTGATCTGTGCGAAACCCGCAGCTTCAACCAGACAGCGGAACGGCTGGGGGTGACGCAATCGACGGTCTCGGGCCGGGTCAAGGCGCTGGAAAAGGCGATTGGCCGCCCCTTGTTCACGCGGTCCCGCGCTGGCACGGCATTAACGACCGAGGGGCTGCGGTTTGAACCCCATGCCCGCAGCCTGCGGCACAGCTGGATCACCGCGCTGAATGCGACGCGCGATAGCGGAATCGCCGGGGTCACGATGCGGATCGGGGTGCAGCATGATCTGGTCGGGCTGGCAATCGGCACGCTGATCAGCCAGTTCCGCGCCGCACTGCCCGATACGGTGTTTTTCTTCGAGGCCGATTATTCCGCGCAGATGTGCGCCGATCTGGTGACAGGCGCGCTGGATGTTGCGGTGCTTTATACGCCGAAAATCCACCCCGACCTTTATTTCCAGACTTTGGGCGAAGTGCCTTATCTGATGGTATCCACCCATGCGACCCGGCTGACCGAGCTGCGCACAGACAGCTATATCCTGGCCAATTACGCCCCCGCCTTTGCGCAAAGCCATGCGGCCTTACTGCCCGAGCTGACCAACGCCTCGCTGTCCATCGGGCAGAATGCGGCGATGGTCGATCTGGTCACCTCGCTGGCGGGCAGCGCCTATGTGCTGGCCCCGTCGGCACAGGCGCTGATCGCCGCAGGCCAGTGCCAATTGGTCAGCGATGCGCCAGTCATCACCCAGCCGGTCTTTGCCGGTGTGACCCTGCGCAACCGGCACCGCGCGGCCTATCGCCGGATGGTGCGGATCCTCGACGGCCATTTCGGATCGCCGCAGCCGATGACCGCGGGCCGGTCCTTGCGGATGACGCGCAACGCATCGCCCTAG
- a CDS encoding DUF6525 family protein: protein MMRRNLATTLRGKPRPDPMRDYDALPPPLRQWLATARLPWSPRSARRIWSKHGGDATAALASLDRAERATLARDIPKTWGKSHPAAHI, encoded by the coding sequence ATGATGCGGCGGAACCTGGCAACCACCCTGCGCGGCAAACCGCGCCCTGACCCGATGCGCGATTACGATGCTTTGCCGCCCCCCTTGCGGCAATGGCTGGCGACCGCGCGCCTGCCCTGGAGCCCGCGATCCGCAAGGCGTATCTGGTCCAAGCATGGCGGCGATGCGACGGCGGCGCTGGCCTCTCTCGACCGCGCGGAACGGGCGACACTGGCCCGCGACATCCCCAAAACCTGGGGCAAGTCGCATCCGGCGGCGCATATCTGA
- a CDS encoding UdgX family uracil-DNA binding protein (This protein belongs to the uracil DNA glycosylase superfamily, members of which act in excision repair of DNA. However, it belongs more specifically to UdgX branch, whose founding member was found to bind uracil in DNA (where it does not belong), without cleaving it, appears to promote DNA repair by a pathway involving RecA, rather than base excision.) has product MTYAVTLPDRGTLDAWRDAARIAISHRIAPDLIDWTGGGGLFAASPLPDELGPHQAKVPAAFFDIARSAIWHKSPDRAALLYQALWRIDQRTGDPLSAADPLGRRLQLLAKNVRRDIHKMHAFVRFRELPSDSTRRRFAAWFEPEHHTLEPGVPFFAKRFADMDWMIATPALTAHFEGGKLRFGPAAARPDLPDDASETLWATYFANIFNPARIKLDAMRSEMPKKYWKNLPETQLIPAMLKDAEARVQRMRAAGSTPARPGAAAISTRYRAAMPQAPDLPDTMDQARQAALQCRRCDLCEKATQTVWGKGAANAALMIVGEQPGDREDLEGQPFVGAAGQVLHQAMADAGIAPADAWLTNAVKHFKFTPRGKRRIHQSPDRAEIEHCRWWLGLELGFVQPKLTVALGASAAYALTGNAAPLADRQGQIEPGLHDGPVLVTWHPSYILRLPDPAAQAQARADLVAALYEAARRAT; this is encoded by the coding sequence TTGACCTATGCCGTCACGCTGCCCGACCGCGGCACGCTGGACGCATGGCGTGATGCTGCGCGGATCGCGATTTCGCACCGGATCGCGCCCGATCTGATCGACTGGACAGGGGGTGGCGGGTTGTTCGCGGCCAGCCCCCTGCCTGATGAATTGGGGCCGCATCAGGCCAAGGTGCCCGCGGCCTTTTTCGACATCGCCAGATCCGCGATCTGGCACAAATCCCCCGATCGCGCGGCGCTGCTCTATCAGGCGCTGTGGCGGATCGACCAGCGGACAGGTGATCCATTGTCCGCTGCCGATCCTTTGGGGCGGCGGCTGCAATTGCTGGCCAAGAACGTCCGCCGCGATATCCACAAGATGCATGCTTTCGTGCGGTTCCGCGAATTGCCCAGCGACAGCACCCGCCGCCGTTTCGCGGCATGGTTCGAGCCGGAACATCACACGCTGGAACCCGGTGTGCCGTTCTTTGCCAAGCGCTTTGCCGATATGGATTGGATGATCGCGACACCCGCCCTGACTGCGCATTTCGAGGGCGGCAAGCTGCGCTTTGGCCCGGCCGCCGCGCGCCCTGACCTGCCGGATGATGCGTCAGAAACCCTTTGGGCGACTTATTTTGCCAATATCTTTAATCCTGCGCGGATCAAGCTTGATGCGATGCGATCCGAGATGCCCAAGAAATATTGGAAGAACCTGCCCGAAACCCAGCTGATCCCCGCCATGCTGAAAGACGCCGAAGCCCGTGTGCAGCGGATGCGCGCGGCTGGCAGCACGCCTGCCCGCCCCGGTGCGGCGGCGATTTCCACCCGCTACCGCGCCGCCATGCCACAGGCACCGGACCTGCCCGATACGATGGATCAGGCGCGGCAGGCCGCCTTGCAATGTCGCCGCTGCGATCTGTGCGAAAAGGCGACGCAGACGGTCTGGGGCAAGGGCGCAGCGAATGCCGCCTTGATGATCGTGGGCGAACAGCCCGGCGACCGCGAGGATCTGGAAGGGCAGCCCTTTGTCGGCGCTGCGGGACAGGTCTTGCATCAGGCGATGGCCGATGCCGGGATTGCCCCCGCCGACGCATGGCTGACCAATGCGGTCAAGCATTTCAAATTCACCCCGCGCGGCAAAAGGCGCATCCATCAATCACCTGACCGCGCGGAAATAGAGCATTGCCGCTGGTGGCTGGGGCTGGAACTGGGCTTTGTGCAGCCGAAACTGACCGTGGCGCTGGGAGCCAGTGCCGCCTACGCGCTGACCGGCAATGCCGCCCCATTGGCCGACCGACAGGGCCAGATCGAACCGGGCCTGCATGACGGGCCGGTGCTGGTGACATGGCATCCGTCCTATATCCTGCGCCTGCCTGATCCGGCGGCACAGGCCCAAGCGCGCGCCGATCTGGTCGCAGCCCTTTACGAAGCCGCCCGCCGCGCCACTTAG
- a CDS encoding ABC1 kinase family protein, with protein MIRGTPVPTGRAQRLLRMGGIAAGIAGGVATGGLRRLASGQRPGMADLLLTPANALRLTDGLAQMRGAALKMGQMLSMDTGIVLSPELTAILARLRDDARHMPPKQLQAALNAQWGEGWRKRFAAFDVRPFAAASIGQVHRATTCDGRDLAIKVQYPGVRASIDSDVDNIAGLMRLPGLLPRGMDIAPLLAAAKAQLHEEADYRAEAAHLRRFGDLLAGSEAFIVPQLQDDFSTDAVLAMEFITADPIDALVDAPQDIRDRAARDLIDLVLRELFTFGAMQTDPNLANYRIDRATGRIVLLDFGAVRGINPAQRAAFRKLMNAGLDQDHAAIRQAMLEIGYFGPATPPQHQALIQAMFDTAMVPLRQDAPFDFGTTDLLERLRDMGMVIGNDRDLMHVPPAETLFLHRKIGGMYLLATKLRARVNLRGLLENYRKGPRTDDS; from the coding sequence ATGATACGCGGCACGCCCGTGCCGACTGGCCGTGCGCAGCGCCTGTTGCGCATGGGCGGGATCGCCGCAGGCATCGCGGGCGGCGTGGCGACCGGTGGCTTGCGCCGCTTGGCCAGCGGGCAGCGCCCCGGCATGGCGGATCTGTTGCTGACGCCGGCCAATGCGCTGCGGCTGACCGACGGTCTGGCGCAGATGCGCGGTGCTGCGCTGAAGATGGGGCAGATGCTGTCGATGGATACAGGCATCGTGCTGTCGCCCGAACTGACCGCGATCCTGGCCCGGCTACGCGATGACGCCCGCCATATGCCGCCCAAGCAGCTGCAGGCCGCACTGAACGCGCAATGGGGCGAAGGCTGGCGCAAGCGTTTTGCCGCGTTCGACGTGCGCCCCTTTGCTGCCGCCTCTATCGGGCAGGTGCATCGCGCCACAACATGCGATGGCCGTGATCTGGCGATCAAGGTGCAATATCCGGGCGTGCGCGCCAGTATCGACAGCGATGTGGACAATATCGCCGGGCTGATGCGCCTGCCCGGCCTTCTGCCGCGCGGTATGGATATCGCGCCCCTGCTGGCCGCCGCGAAAGCGCAATTGCACGAAGAGGCCGATTACCGCGCCGAGGCCGCCCATCTGCGCCGTTTCGGTGACCTGCTGGCCGGGTCAGAGGCGTTCATCGTCCCACAGCTGCAAGATGATTTCAGCACCGATGCGGTGCTGGCCATGGAATTTATCACGGCTGATCCCATTGATGCGCTGGTCGATGCGCCGCAGGATATCCGTGACCGGGCGGCGCGCGATCTGATCGATCTGGTGCTGCGCGAGCTTTTTACCTTCGGCGCGATGCAGACTGATCCGAACCTGGCCAATTACCGGATCGACCGCGCGACGGGCCGGATCGTCTTGCTGGATTTCGGGGCAGTGCGCGGGATCAATCCCGCGCAACGGGCCGCGTTCCGCAAGCTGATGAATGCGGGGCTGGATCAGGATCATGCAGCCATCCGGCAGGCGATGCTGGAGATCGGCTATTTTGGCCCGGCCACACCGCCGCAGCATCAAGCGCTGATCCAAGCGATGTTCGACACCGCGATGGTCCCGCTGCGGCAGGATGCGCCGTTTGATTTCGGCACGACGGACCTGCTGGAACGCTTGCGCGATATGGGGATGGTGATCGGCAATGACCGCGACCTGATGCATGTCCCCCCCGCCGAGACGCTGTTTTTGCACCGCAAGATCGGCGGCATGTATCTTTTGGCCACGAAATTGCGCGCGCGGGTCAATCTGCGCGGCTTGCTGGAAAACTACCGCAAAGGACCTCGGACCGATGACAGCTGA
- a CDS encoding putative DNA modification/repair radical SAM protein: MVKMTLQDKLAILSDAAKYDASCASSGGERRDSRKGGLGSSGGAGICHAYTPDGRCISLLKILMTNFCIFDCAYCINRVSSNVERARFSVEEVVTLTLEFYRRNYIEGLFLSSGIIKSPDQTMGDMARIAKSLRIDHGFRGYIHLKTIPDAAPELIKEAGLYADRLSINVELPQDASLRKFAPEKRPETIRASMAQVRLEGEAAKDKSHSGKRPPRFAPAGQSTQMIVGADGTDDVTILNSATRLYSGYKLRRVYYSAFSPIPDASAALPLIQPPLVREHRLYQADWLLRFYGFSAEEIATGTKAGHLDLDLDPKLAWALQHRDQFPVNVNMASRDMLLRVPGFGTRIVDRIIAARRNGALRYEDLTRMGALMKKAKAFVTMPGWTPAAMTDSANLRARFAPPPQQLQLI, from the coding sequence ATGGTAAAAATGACCCTGCAAGACAAGCTCGCCATTCTGTCGGATGCGGCGAAATACGACGCTTCCTGCGCCTCTTCGGGGGGTGAAAGGCGGGATTCGCGCAAGGGCGGCCTTGGGTCATCCGGCGGGGCAGGCATTTGCCATGCCTATACGCCGGACGGGCGCTGCATATCCTTGCTGAAAATCCTGATGACGAATTTTTGCATTTTCGACTGCGCCTATTGCATCAACCGCGTGTCGTCGAACGTGGAACGCGCAAGGTTCTCGGTCGAAGAGGTCGTGACCCTGACGCTGGAATTCTACCGGCGCAATTACATCGAAGGGTTGTTTTTATCCTCGGGCATCATCAAATCGCCCGACCAGACCATGGGCGATATGGCGCGGATCGCGAAAAGCCTGCGCATCGATCACGGGTTTCGCGGCTATATCCATCTGAAAACCATCCCCGATGCAGCACCGGAATTGATCAAAGAGGCGGGGCTTTACGCCGACCGTCTGTCGATCAACGTGGAACTGCCGCAGGATGCATCCTTGCGCAAATTCGCCCCCGAAAAGCGGCCCGAAACCATCCGCGCCAGCATGGCGCAGGTCCGGCTGGAAGGCGAAGCCGCAAAGGACAAATCGCACAGCGGCAAACGCCCACCGCGTTTTGCACCCGCAGGCCAAAGCACGCAGATGATCGTCGGGGCTGACGGCACCGATGATGTCACGATCCTGAACAGCGCGACGCGGCTTTATTCCGGCTATAAACTGCGGCGGGTTTATTATTCGGCCTTTTCGCCGATCCCCGATGCCTCTGCCGCCTTGCCGCTGATCCAACCGCCGCTAGTGCGCGAACACCGGCTTTATCAGGCGGATTGGTTGCTGCGGTTCTACGGCTTTTCGGCCGAGGAGATCGCGACAGGCACCAAGGCGGGGCATCTGGACCTGGACCTAGATCCGAAACTCGCTTGGGCGCTGCAACACCGCGACCAGTTTCCGGTGAATGTGAACATGGCCAGCCGCGACATGCTGCTGCGCGTGCCCGGTTTCGGCACGAGGATCGTGGACCGGATCATCGCCGCAAGGCGCAACGGGGCCTTGCGATACGAGGATCTGACCCGCATGGGCGCCTTGATGAAAAAGGCCAAGGCTTTCGTCACCATGCCCGGCTGGACCCCCGCCGCGATGACCGACAGCGCCAATCTGCGCGCGCGTTTCGCGCCGCCGCCGCAGCAATTGCAACTGATTTGA